The Kribbella jejuensis genome segment CTCCGAGCCGCAGCGTCGCACCGGGCCCACGCCCGATCCGAACCGTCGGCGACCCGGGCGCAGGCAGCGCAAGGGCAGTCGGCGGCACCACCGGCACTCGCCGAACCAGCGTCAGCCGAGGCAGCGCCGGGCGGGTGACGGCGAGGCGCGGGAGCTTGGCGCGGATGGTTCGGGTCCAGGTGGTGAATCGGGATTCGCGGCGTGGCAGGTCGCGGAGGACGTCCGCCAGTTCGCCGGTGGTGCGGGCTCGGAGTACGACGTTCATCCGGCGGACGAAGGTGTCGTGGGACAGGCGGCCCGAGCCGGCGCCGTCGCGGAGTACGGCCAGGGCGCGGTCACGCTCCGCGTCCGACGGACGCGTACCGACCCCGATCGTGCTCATACAGGCATTGTCCGAGGCGAGTCGGGCGCCTGTCCACCTGGGAGGTGCCTAGGAAGTGTCCGTGGTGTGGGACAGAATGACGGGATGCGACTGCCTGTGATGCCGCCGGTCAAGCCGATGCTCGCCAAGCCGGTGAAGGAGATCCCGCGCGGGGCGATGTCCTACGAGCCGAAGTGGGACGGGTTCCGCTCGATCATCTTCCGCGACGGCGACGAGGTGGAGATCGGCAGCCGGAACGAGAAGCCGATGACGCGGTACTTCCCCGAGCTGGTCGAGGCGGTGAAGGCGAACCTCCCGGAACGCTGCGCGATCGACGGCGAGATCATCGTGATCGGCGAGTCCGGCGACCGGCTCGACTTCGAGGTACTGCAGCAGCGCATCCACCCGGCGGCGAGCCGGGTGAACATGCTGTCGGAGAAGACGCCGGCCCGGTTCGTCGCGTTCGACCTGCTCGCGCTCGGCGACGACGACTACATGGAGCGCCCGTTCAGCGAACGTCGTACGGCGCTGCTCGACGCGCTCGCGAACGTCAAGGAGCCGATCCACGTCACCCCGGCGACCGCCGACCACGAGACCGCGGCGCAGTGGTTCGAGCAGTTCGAGGGCGCCGGCCTGGACGGGCTGATCGCGAAGCCGCTCGACGGCCTGTACGTTCCGGACAAGCGGACGATGTTCAAGATCAAGCCGGAGCGTACGGCGGATTGCGTCGTCGCGGGGTACCGCCTGCACAAGAGCGGCCCGGACCGGATCGGCTCGCTGCT includes the following:
- a CDS encoding DUF1707 and FHA domain-containing protein — encoded protein: MSTIGVGTRPSDAERDRALAVLRDGAGSGRLSHDTFVRRMNVVLRARTTGELADVLRDLPRRESRFTTWTRTIRAKLPRLAVTRPALPRLTLVRRVPVVPPTALALPAPGSPTVRIGRGPGATLRLGDETVSRCHAELRYVDDGWMLRDLGSMNGTCVNDQRITTTVQVRPGDRVSFGAVTFTLTYES
- a CDS encoding ATP-dependent DNA ligase, yielding MRLPVMPPVKPMLAKPVKEIPRGAMSYEPKWDGFRSIIFRDGDEVEIGSRNEKPMTRYFPELVEAVKANLPERCAIDGEIIVIGESGDRLDFEVLQQRIHPAASRVNMLSEKTPARFVAFDLLALGDDDYMERPFSERRTALLDALANVKEPIHVTPATADHETAAQWFEQFEGAGLDGLIAKPLDGLYVPDKRTMFKIKPERTADCVVAGYRLHKSGPDRIGSLLLGLYNDDGTLASVGVIGAFPLERRKELFEEMQPLVTTFDEHPWAWAKQEEGVRTPRNAEGSRWQAGKDLSFVPLRPELVVEVRYDHMEGVRFRHTAQFVRWRPDRTPESCTYEQLEEPVKFDLADVLSSAQR